Below is a genomic region from Parageobacillus toebii NBRC 107807.
GATTATAAAAGGAGTGTCGGAGGGGGCAGTGAAATAACGTTTATAAAAAGCGCCCCCGTTTCCTTCATTTTTCTATTCATTTAGTGTAATCGTTTTAGAAATTGCTGTATAATAAATTCCCCCTTTTTATATACTCATTAGGTGGAACAAAAGGGTAATAACCGTTATGATAAGAATGGTATTACCCTTTTCCGATAAAGCAAACAATACTACGATTAAAGGGGGGGAAACGGAAATGGGGAATCGAGTATTCGCTTTATTTATGCTTCCGTTTCTACTTTTTTGTGCGGTTCCGGTACAAGCTGCTGAAAAAGAAGAACGGACATGGCAAGATGAGGCAATTTATTTTATTATGGTCGACCGCTTTAACAACATGGATCCGACGAATGACCAAGACGTTAATGTCAATGATCCAAAAGGATATCACGGCGGTGATTTAAAAGGAGTGACCGCCAAACTAGACTACATTAAAGATATGGGATTTACGGCGATTTGGCTGACACCGATTTTTAAAAATGAACCGGGCGGCTATCATGGGTATTGGATTCAAGACTTTTACAAAGTCGATCCGCATTTTGGCACGATGGAAGATTTAAAAACGTTAGTGAAAGAAGCGCATAAACGCAACATGAAGGTGATTCTGGATTTTGTCGCCAACCATACCGGCTACCACCATCCATGGCTGAACGACCCAGCGAAGAAAGACTGGTTTCATAAGAAAAAAGAAATTTTCGATTGGAGTAACCAAAAGCAAGTGGAAAATGGCTGGGTGAACGGCCTGCCTGATTTGGCGCATGAAAATCCGGAAGTAAAGCGGTATTTAATTGATGCGGCAAAGTGGTGGATCAAACAGACCGATATTGACGGCTATCGTTTAGATGCTGTTCGCCATGTGCCAAAATCATTTTGGAAAGAGTTTTCCAAAGAAGTAAAATCAGTTAAAAAAGACTTCTTGCTGCTTGGAGAAGTATGGGCCGATGATCCGCGCTATATTGCGGATTACGGAAAATACGGAATTGACGGTTTCATCGATTACCCGCTTTACAATGCGGTAACGACGACATTGACGAAACGGGATCAATCATTGCGGCCGCTTTATGACGTATGGGAGTATAATAAAACATTTTACGACCGTCCGTATTTGCTGGGAACATTTTTAGACAACCACGATACGGTCCGGTTTACGAAGCTCGCTTTGGACAACAAACAAAACCCGATTTCCAGAACAAAGCTTGCTTTATCATATTTATTCTCAGCTCCTGGCATTCCGATTATGTATTATGGAACGGAAATTGCGATGAACGGGGGAGAAGACCCCGATAACCGCCGCTTAATGAATTTCCGTGCCGATGATGAAATTATTCAATATATCAAAAAGCTGGGGGAACTGCGAAAGCAGCTTCCGTCACTAAGACGAGGCGATTTTACGTTGCTGTATGAGAAGGACGGCATGGCTGTATTCAAACGGCAATATAAAGAGGAAACAACAGTGATTGCGATTAATAATACAAGCAAAACGCAAAAAGTGCATATTACGA
It encodes:
- a CDS encoding alpha-amylase family glycosyl hydrolase, with the protein product MGNRVFALFMLPFLLFCAVPVQAAEKEERTWQDEAIYFIMVDRFNNMDPTNDQDVNVNDPKGYHGGDLKGVTAKLDYIKDMGFTAIWLTPIFKNEPGGYHGYWIQDFYKVDPHFGTMEDLKTLVKEAHKRNMKVILDFVANHTGYHHPWLNDPAKKDWFHKKKEIFDWSNQKQVENGWVNGLPDLAHENPEVKRYLIDAAKWWIKQTDIDGYRLDAVRHVPKSFWKEFSKEVKSVKKDFLLLGEVWADDPRYIADYGKYGIDGFIDYPLYNAVTTTLTKRDQSLRPLYDVWEYNKTFYDRPYLLGTFLDNHDTVRFTKLALDNKQNPISRTKLALSYLFSAPGIPIMYYGTEIAMNGGEDPDNRRLMNFRADDEIIQYIKKLGELRKQLPSLRRGDFTLLYEKDGMAVFKRQYKEETTVIAINNTSKTQKVHITNEQLAPGKELRGLLAGDLVRSDSEGYDIIINRETAEFYVVADKTGINIPFIAALVAVYALFALFLYFAKKRSKRTT